In a genomic window of Sporosarcina trichiuri:
- a CDS encoding permease prefix domain 1-containing protein, giving the protein MNASFERFVDSVVQETDCSRDEREDLCEELLVHLECAAADYKRNGYSEKEAEQMAMTSFGDGKYVGKTLQQAMYPYRRQMLLVLSIASLLMTYGLYLSQLFVMGDMHYGWLLLGVVTSSSMLFLILRPVASLNRRAVMNTLLVVHLTVMGAGLLLAMDLEKPYSTVFLIYDAIVLLLGLVLIFRTTIYDVPATDINLQTGTKILHYYNLFMGLLLICGTLFFLWVYLIFASDGYLDLWKLGVPLVVWGAVYALQLTLLKRHRPRTAWVMAALQLLMPFALFGLWIFTVRGGA; this is encoded by the coding sequence GGACAGTGTTGTCCAGGAAACCGACTGCAGCCGCGATGAACGCGAAGACTTGTGCGAGGAGCTGCTCGTCCACCTGGAATGTGCGGCGGCCGACTACAAACGGAACGGATACAGTGAAAAGGAGGCGGAACAGATGGCGATGACAAGTTTCGGGGATGGCAAGTATGTCGGTAAAACATTGCAGCAGGCGATGTATCCATATCGCCGGCAGATGCTGTTGGTGCTCAGTATTGCATCGCTTCTCATGACATACGGTCTCTATCTGAGCCAGCTGTTCGTCATGGGGGATATGCATTATGGCTGGCTTCTGCTCGGTGTCGTGACAAGTTCCTCCATGCTATTTCTGATACTCCGGCCAGTCGCCTCGCTCAACCGCCGCGCTGTCATGAATACGCTGCTCGTTGTCCATCTGACCGTCATGGGCGCCGGGCTGCTGTTGGCGATGGACCTTGAAAAGCCATATTCGACGGTGTTCCTCATCTATGACGCGATCGTGCTGCTCCTCGGCCTGGTGCTGATTTTCCGGACGACGATCTATGATGTGCCGGCCACGGATATCAATCTCCAGACCGGGACGAAGATTCTCCATTATTACAATCTGTTCATGGGACTGCTGCTCATATGCGGAACGCTCTTCTTCCTATGGGTATATCTGATTTTTGCGTCGGACGGCTACCTGGACCTCTGGAAACTTGGAGTGCCGCTCGTCGTCTGGGGTGCCGTTTACGCACTGCAGCTGACGCTGCTGAAGCGGCATCGGCCGCGGACCGCCTGGGTGATGGCGGCCCTGCAGCTGCTGATGCCGTTCGCCTTGTTTGGCCTATGGATCTTCACTGTCAGGGGAGGTGCCTGA
- a CDS encoding GNAT family N-acetyltransferase, translated as MNRHKEQFHALSGDLIEFKPLEMKDVPAVHAFASDPAVSRFIGWKQMGSIEETEEHVQTLIGREVEGTHLYSSIIRKSSQTVIGTVILFNFDDEANQAEIGYVIGQSSWGNGFGTELAALVSGFGFRTLGLHKLRAEVVDANIGSLRILAKNGYEQEGRLRDHYFIEGCYHDAIMLGRITPIPGK; from the coding sequence ATGAATCGTCATAAGGAGCAGTTCCATGCACTCTCAGGGGATCTGATCGAATTTAAACCGCTGGAGATGAAGGATGTACCGGCTGTCCACGCATTCGCCTCCGACCCAGCGGTCTCGCGGTTCATCGGCTGGAAACAGATGGGAAGTATCGAAGAGACCGAAGAACACGTTCAGACACTTATCGGGCGTGAAGTGGAAGGCACCCATCTGTATTCATCCATTATTAGGAAATCGAGTCAGACTGTTATTGGGACGGTCATACTCTTCAACTTCGACGATGAAGCGAACCAGGCCGAGATCGGCTATGTCATCGGACAGTCCAGCTGGGGCAACGGCTTCGGAACGGAACTGGCTGCCCTGGTCAGCGGGTTCGGCTTCCGCACGCTGGGACTCCATAAGCTGCGGGCGGAAGTTGTGGACGCAAACATTGGTTCACTGCGCATTCTCGCGAAGAACGGTTACGAACAGGAAGGCAGGCTCCGGGATCACTATTTCATCGAAGGCTGTTATCATGACGCCATCATGCTCGGCAGGATCACCCCTATTCCGGGGAAATGA
- a CDS encoding MFS transporter: MDGTSVKLRRATYHLWTFTASKLIGSFGAQIYSFAISFYILQLTGSATSFAANLICSILPRTLLGPFAGYVADTYSRKRVVITAQVVSTAAIIVLMGISILYGLSLPAIYGTTVVLSIASTFSGVAFTSSITGLVDEDRVQRAMSMNQMSISLSAIASPAVGGLLYGFVDMPVFLMLYAGASLLAVLLESTMDFTLFAVRAEKAEGAPKEKMLDSMKAGVAYARLQPLLMAMIWVALLVNFLFGAVSVGYSFILIEKLKILPEHFGLIEGATAVGALLMSVYLAARKPFKSPLLVSKWGILGLGIQMSLLALPLLILLPYGGMFGYYAILALISGSVIPLINTPLQVYMMKLIEDDYKGRVFSILETMAMALMPLGMVLFGFLYDVLPAPWILFGSSILLILTVFVLLRASVLKSVSEPAVSLPIETAADQ; this comes from the coding sequence ATGGACGGCACCTCCGTCAAACTGAGACGCGCCACCTATCATCTTTGGACGTTCACAGCGAGCAAGCTGATCGGCTCGTTCGGCGCGCAGATCTACTCGTTTGCCATCAGTTTCTATATTTTGCAGCTGACCGGCTCTGCAACCAGCTTTGCCGCCAATCTCATCTGCAGTATCCTGCCGCGTACGCTGCTCGGACCGTTCGCGGGATATGTCGCCGATACGTATTCACGCAAGCGGGTGGTCATCACCGCCCAGGTCGTCTCCACCGCGGCTATCATTGTCCTGATGGGGATTAGTATCCTCTACGGATTATCCCTGCCGGCGATTTACGGAACGACGGTCGTGCTGTCGATCGCCTCCACTTTCTCGGGTGTGGCGTTCACGTCATCCATCACAGGTCTTGTCGATGAAGACCGCGTGCAGCGCGCTATGTCCATGAACCAGATGTCCATCTCCCTGTCGGCCATCGCAAGTCCGGCGGTCGGCGGTCTGCTGTATGGATTCGTCGATATGCCTGTTTTCCTCATGCTCTATGCCGGCGCCTCCCTTCTTGCCGTGCTGCTCGAGTCGACGATGGATTTCACATTGTTCGCCGTCAGGGCGGAAAAAGCGGAAGGTGCACCGAAGGAGAAGATGCTTGACAGCATGAAAGCGGGGGTCGCCTACGCCCGTCTGCAGCCGCTCCTGATGGCAATGATCTGGGTCGCACTGCTCGTCAACTTCCTGTTCGGTGCAGTCAGTGTCGGCTATTCGTTCATCCTCATCGAAAAGCTGAAGATCCTGCCGGAGCATTTCGGTCTGATCGAAGGCGCCACTGCGGTGGGCGCACTTCTTATGTCCGTGTATTTGGCAGCCCGGAAGCCGTTCAAGTCCCCTCTGCTTGTTTCGAAATGGGGAATTCTCGGTCTCGGCATCCAGATGAGCCTGCTGGCACTGCCGCTTCTCATCCTGCTCCCTTATGGCGGAATGTTCGGATACTACGCTATACTCGCGCTCATCTCCGGCTCGGTCATCCCGCTCATCAACACGCCTCTACAGGTATACATGATGAAACTGATTGAAGACGACTACAAAGGCCGTGTATTCTCCATTCTTGAAACGATGGCGATGGCGCTCATGCCGCTCGGGATGGTGCTGTTCGGCTTCCTGTATGATGTCCTTCCTGCCCCGTGGATTCTATTCGGATCGAGTATACTGCTCATCTTAACGGTTTTCGTGCTGCTGCGGGCGTCCGTCCTTAAGTCCGTTTCGGAACCTGCAGTTTCACTTCCGATAGAGACTGCCGCAGACCAATAA
- a CDS encoding helix-turn-helix domain-containing protein has protein sequence MTTLGERIRTLRKERKLTLEACAGEQMTKGMLSLIENNKANPSMDSLNYLAGRLEVEVSELLEELSGSELRELLDQTEQLYKSEDSAAYDEAVNLIEPLVPKLKRGYEAARLLEIYGRLQFHLKRPDWQPAVEMASELYGELNILPRRAAVGIFRALVLFTEHHYEKALACLMEEKGEVTSGSGYIDPLTHLDFYTYEVLMRFAVNDTETATTLLKEAIAYSKEHRIFYQIGQLYRVAAYKAVIDGDEVALDYYERKILQYGEFAEDEHAIWYTKLMRIHQLNSMRGDSEGALRKLDELPEPIPEVDFFRNFFLLERGKALYGTGKYREALRLLEKVVIAEEIHHPFDLSIYYEKDAYAALCAEQIGDLAYARDLARIAKKNMAQLPDSPYAHFVEETAGRLGV, from the coding sequence ATGACTACATTAGGCGAACGGATCCGGACTCTGCGGAAAGAACGGAAGCTGACATTGGAAGCTTGCGCAGGGGAGCAGATGACGAAAGGGATGCTCAGTCTGATTGAGAATAACAAAGCGAATCCTTCCATGGATAGTTTGAATTATTTGGCAGGACGGCTCGAAGTGGAAGTATCGGAACTTCTGGAAGAACTGAGCGGCAGTGAACTGCGTGAATTGCTCGACCAGACGGAACAACTGTACAAGTCGGAGGATTCGGCTGCTTATGATGAAGCGGTGAATCTGATCGAGCCACTCGTACCTAAGCTGAAAAGGGGCTATGAAGCAGCGAGATTGCTCGAAATTTATGGCCGCTTGCAATTTCACTTGAAGCGGCCGGACTGGCAGCCAGCCGTGGAAATGGCATCGGAACTATACGGAGAGCTCAATATTCTGCCGCGCCGTGCAGCTGTTGGGATTTTCAGGGCACTTGTTTTGTTTACGGAGCATCATTATGAAAAAGCGCTCGCTTGTCTGATGGAGGAAAAAGGTGAGGTGACCAGCGGGAGCGGCTATATCGATCCGCTGACCCATCTGGATTTTTACACGTATGAGGTGCTCATGCGCTTTGCGGTAAATGATACGGAAACTGCCACAACGCTATTGAAGGAAGCGATTGCGTATTCGAAAGAACATCGTATTTTCTATCAGATCGGACAGCTATATCGTGTGGCTGCATATAAAGCGGTCATTGACGGCGATGAAGTGGCGCTGGATTATTACGAGCGGAAGATTCTGCAGTATGGTGAATTTGCGGAGGACGAACACGCTATCTGGTATACGAAACTGATGCGGATCCACCAGCTGAATTCCATGCGGGGGGACAGCGAAGGGGCACTTCGAAAACTTGATGAGCTGCCGGAGCCGATACCGGAGGTTGATTTCTTCCGGAATTTCTTTCTGTTGGAACGCGGGAAAGCACTGTATGGAACGGGAAAATACAGGGAAGCCTTGCGTCTGCTGGAGAAGGTAGTGATTGCGGAAGAGATCCATCATCCATTTGACCTGTCCATCTATTATGAAAAGGATGCCTATGCGGCACTTTGCGCAGAACAGATCGGGGATTTGGCGTACGCAAGAGACCTTGCGAGAATTGCGAAAAAGAATATGGCGCAGTTACCGGATTCTCCCTATGCACACTTTGTAGAAGAAACCGCTGGCCGGCTGGGCGTCTGA
- a CDS encoding nitroreductase family protein: MSNSFLKSVENRRSIYGISSEPILSDEQLEALIQHAVKHTPSAFNSQTARVVLLLGEQSDRLWEITSDTLKKIVPAENFGSTAQRMKMFAGGYGTILFFEDMQTVETLQEQFEEYKDNFPTWSQQSSGMLQYVIWTALSDEGYGASLQHYNPLIDDAVKAEWNLPSSWKLMSQMPFGKVAAPASDKEFMPVEERMHVFK; encoded by the coding sequence GTGTCCAACTCTTTTTTAAAGTCTGTTGAAAACCGGCGTTCCATTTATGGAATCAGCAGTGAGCCGATCCTATCCGACGAGCAGCTCGAAGCGCTCATCCAGCATGCCGTCAAGCATACCCCATCCGCTTTCAACTCACAGACCGCCCGTGTCGTCCTTCTGCTCGGCGAACAGAGCGACCGCTTGTGGGAGATCACAAGTGACACATTGAAGAAAATCGTTCCTGCCGAAAACTTCGGGTCGACTGCACAGCGTATGAAAATGTTTGCAGGCGGTTATGGCACCATCCTCTTCTTCGAAGATATGCAAACCGTCGAAACGCTGCAGGAGCAGTTCGAAGAATATAAAGACAACTTCCCGACATGGTCGCAGCAATCATCCGGCATGCTGCAATATGTCATCTGGACAGCGCTGTCGGATGAAGGCTACGGCGCAAGCCTCCAGCACTACAACCCACTCATCGACGATGCCGTGAAAGCCGAGTGGAACCTGCCGTCATCATGGAAGCTGATGAGCCAGATGCCTTTCGGTAAAGTTGCAGCACCTGCATCCGACAAGGAGTTCATGCCTGTCGAAGAACGCATGCACGTATTCAAATAA
- a CDS encoding winged helix-turn-helix transcriptional regulator, translating into MESEKVEVSQCKVEEALGIVVGKWKPVIILHLMHEGTKRFSELKRSMPGITQKMLTKQLRELEDEDIIERTVYPQVPPKVEYSMTEYGLTLGPILEAMHEWGTRHVLHKQTFRTIEDQAE; encoded by the coding sequence ATGGAAAGCGAGAAAGTCGAAGTCTCACAATGCAAAGTGGAAGAGGCACTCGGTATCGTTGTCGGCAAGTGGAAGCCCGTGATCATCCTTCATCTGATGCACGAAGGGACGAAGCGCTTCAGCGAGCTGAAACGCAGCATGCCGGGCATCACGCAGAAGATGCTGACGAAGCAGCTGAGAGAACTGGAAGATGAAGATATTATTGAGCGGACCGTCTATCCGCAAGTGCCGCCGAAAGTGGAATATTCCATGACTGAGTATGGGCTGACGCTCGGTCCGATCCTCGAGGCGATGCATGAATGGGGCACCCGGCATGTCCTGCACAAGCAGACGTTCAGGACAATCGAAGACCAGGCAGAATGA
- a CDS encoding Nramp family divalent metal transporter codes for MGKGKGGWFRESSGISLEEANSTIDVRNKKGFWRKLAAFAGPGSLVAVGYVDPGNWATSIAGGARFGYLLLSVILISSLIAVLLQSLSAKLGIVTGKDLAQATSASVGKKTSVFLWLITELAIIATDLAEVIGSAIALNLLFGIPLLAGIAITTLDVLLLLYLQSKGFRIIEAIVIVLMVTIFTVFVFEVISSNPDVSDLFAGFVPHAEIVTDPSMLFIALGILGATVMPHNLYLHSSIVQTRNYERTQEGKKEAIKFSLIDSGFSLTVAFLINSAILILGAAAFYGTDLEVTEIEAAYELLSPTLGVGIASTLFAVALLASGQNSTITGTISGQIVMEGFINLRISPWLRRLITRLLAVIPAFIVTWIAGSKGTGELLLWSQVILSLALPFAVVPLVKFTSDREKMGEFVNSLPVKLLAWISTVVIIVLNVFLIGYIVITGHDLG; via the coding sequence ATGGGAAAGGGCAAAGGCGGCTGGTTCCGGGAAAGTTCCGGAATTAGCCTGGAGGAGGCCAATAGTACAATCGATGTCCGGAACAAAAAAGGGTTCTGGCGCAAACTGGCGGCGTTTGCCGGTCCTGGTTCACTCGTAGCTGTCGGGTATGTGGATCCGGGCAACTGGGCGACTTCCATAGCGGGCGGGGCGCGTTTCGGTTATTTGCTGCTAAGTGTCATTCTGATCTCCAGTTTAATAGCTGTGCTGCTGCAGTCGCTTTCTGCCAAGCTCGGCATCGTTACGGGGAAGGACCTGGCACAGGCCACGAGCGCGTCCGTTGGAAAGAAGACATCGGTCTTCCTCTGGCTCATTACAGAGCTTGCGATCATCGCGACCGATCTGGCTGAAGTGATCGGGTCTGCCATCGCACTGAATCTGCTGTTCGGCATCCCGCTGCTGGCAGGTATCGCTATCACCACTCTGGATGTCCTGCTGCTGCTCTATTTGCAGAGCAAGGGATTCCGTATCATCGAAGCGATCGTCATTGTGCTGATGGTCACGATTTTCACGGTGTTCGTATTTGAAGTGATTTCATCCAATCCGGACGTGTCCGACTTGTTTGCAGGATTTGTCCCTCATGCGGAAATTGTTACAGATCCAAGTATGCTGTTCATCGCCCTGGGAATTCTGGGAGCGACCGTCATGCCGCACAACCTGTATCTCCATTCATCCATCGTCCAGACGCGGAACTACGAAAGGACCCAGGAAGGGAAGAAGGAAGCCATCAAGTTCTCGCTGATCGACTCGGGATTTTCACTGACGGTTGCGTTCCTTATCAACTCCGCCATCCTGATTTTAGGAGCGGCTGCGTTTTACGGTACGGACCTCGAGGTGACAGAAATCGAAGCGGCCTATGAACTGCTGAGTCCGACGCTCGGTGTGGGGATAGCGAGTACGCTGTTTGCGGTTGCGCTCCTTGCCTCCGGCCAGAACTCGACGATCACTGGTACGATCAGCGGCCAGATCGTCATGGAGGGATTCATCAACCTCCGGATCTCTCCTTGGCTGCGCAGACTGATCACCCGCCTGCTCGCGGTCATTCCGGCATTCATCGTCACGTGGATTGCAGGGTCGAAAGGAACCGGGGAACTGCTGTTGTGGAGTCAGGTGATCCTGAGCCTCGCGCTGCCGTTTGCAGTCGTGCCACTCGTGAAGTTCACGAGTGACAGGGAGAAAATGGGGGAGTTCGTGAACTCCTTGCCGGTCAAGCTGCTGGCATGGATCAGCACGGTCGTCATCATCGTCTTGAATGTGTTCCTGATCGGCTATATCGTCATCACAGGCCATGATCTTGGCTGA
- a CDS encoding ABC-F family ATP-binding cassette domain-containing protein — protein MSLLTVSNLSHGFGDRAIFEDVSFRLLAGEHIGLIGANGEGKSTFMNIITRKLEPDAGTVSWAKRVRVGYLDQHAALKQGMTIRDALRTAFQYLYDMESEMNELFEKMADVEPDELEKILEETGQIQDDLEQHDFYILDAKVEEVANGLGLDEFGLDRDVNDLSGGQRTKVLLGKLLLEKPDILLLDEPTNYLDVEHIEWLRNYLQNYPSAFILISHDIPFLNSVVNLIYHMENQEITRYAGDYDEFLRVHEMKKQQAEAAYKKQQKEIAGLKDFVARNKANAATSGMAKSRQKKLDRMEVIELDAEKPKPHFDFKAARTPSKYLFETKQLVIGYDEPLSSPLDLVMERGQKIALSGANGIGKTTLLKSVLGEIPALSGSVERGEHLHIGYFEQELKSDSDKTCLEEIWSEFPSFTQYEVRAALARVGLTTKHIESKVKVLSGGERAKVRLCKLVNEETNLLVLDEPTNHLDVDAKAELKRALQDYKGSVLLISHEPDFYDGVVNHVWNGETWTTKMF, from the coding sequence ATGAGTTTATTGACAGTATCGAACTTAAGCCACGGGTTTGGTGACCGTGCGATTTTTGAAGATGTTTCGTTCCGGCTGCTGGCCGGCGAGCATATCGGACTGATCGGGGCGAATGGCGAGGGCAAATCGACGTTCATGAATATCATCACCCGGAAACTGGAGCCGGATGCCGGAACGGTTTCCTGGGCGAAGCGTGTGCGGGTCGGGTATTTGGATCAGCACGCGGCACTGAAACAGGGGATGACGATACGTGATGCCTTACGGACGGCGTTCCAGTACTTGTACGACATGGAAAGTGAGATGAATGAACTGTTCGAGAAGATGGCGGATGTGGAGCCGGATGAGCTGGAGAAGATTCTGGAAGAGACCGGTCAGATCCAGGACGATCTCGAACAGCATGATTTCTATATTCTCGATGCGAAAGTGGAAGAGGTCGCGAACGGGCTCGGGTTGGACGAGTTCGGCCTTGACCGGGATGTGAATGACTTGAGCGGCGGGCAGCGGACGAAGGTGCTGCTCGGCAAACTGCTGCTTGAGAAACCCGATATCCTATTGCTGGATGAGCCGACGAACTACTTGGATGTCGAGCACATCGAGTGGCTGCGCAATTACCTGCAGAATTATCCGAGCGCATTCATCCTCATTTCGCATGATATCCCGTTCCTGAACAGTGTCGTGAACCTGATCTACCATATGGAGAATCAGGAAATCACTCGCTATGCGGGCGATTATGATGAATTCCTGCGTGTCCATGAGATGAAGAAACAGCAGGCGGAAGCCGCATATAAGAAGCAGCAGAAGGAGATTGCAGGACTCAAGGATTTCGTCGCGCGCAACAAGGCGAATGCCGCAACGAGCGGCATGGCGAAGTCCCGCCAGAAAAAGCTCGACCGCATGGAAGTCATTGAATTGGATGCCGAGAAGCCGAAGCCGCATTTCGATTTCAAGGCGGCCCGGACCCCGAGCAAGTACTTGTTCGAGACGAAACAGCTCGTGATCGGCTATGATGAGCCGCTGTCGAGCCCGTTGGATCTCGTAATGGAACGCGGGCAGAAGATCGCGCTGTCCGGCGCGAACGGTATCGGGAAAACAACTCTGTTGAAAAGTGTGCTGGGGGAAATCCCAGCACTGTCCGGGTCTGTGGAACGCGGTGAGCACCTGCATATCGGCTATTTCGAGCAAGAACTGAAATCGGACAGCGACAAGACGTGCCTGGAAGAGATCTGGAGCGAGTTTCCGAGCTTCACGCAGTATGAAGTGCGTGCAGCACTTGCCCGGGTCGGCCTGACGACCAAGCATATCGAGAGCAAAGTGAAAGTGCTGAGCGGCGGGGAGCGGGCGAAAGTCCGTCTGTGCAAACTCGTGAATGAGGAGACGAACCTGCTTGTGCTGGATGAACCGACGAACCATTTGGATGTCGATGCCAAAGCGGAACTGAAGCGCGCGCTGCAGGATTATAAAGGCAGCGTGCTGCTAATTTCGCACGAGCCGGATTTCTATGATGGCGTTGTGAACCATGTATGGAACGGGGAGACGTGGACGACCAAGATGTTTTAA
- the msrA gene encoding peptide-methionine (S)-S-oxide reductase MsrA encodes MEKGQTIVGIEEGLHGQQEETALFGMGCYWGPDSRFGSLPGVLRTRVGFAGGTTEQPVYRNMGDHTETVEIVFRPSVISYEDLLHVFWENHYPNRDEYKGRQYISLIRYFSEEQKETIGRVKQEMEDRLGEPIETDIAPFASFTPAEEPHQKYYLKRYPKALEQLSALYPEESLLTPSAYAARLNGLVKSFGSKEELTIEIRTWPIPAADQTKLIDQLHSMKW; translated from the coding sequence ATGGAAAAGGGACAGACCATTGTCGGGATCGAGGAAGGGCTGCATGGGCAGCAGGAAGAGACGGCGCTGTTCGGGATGGGGTGCTACTGGGGGCCGGATTCCCGTTTCGGCAGCCTGCCGGGTGTGCTGCGGACCCGGGTCGGCTTTGCCGGCGGAACGACAGAACAGCCCGTCTACCGGAACATGGGCGACCACACGGAGACGGTCGAAATCGTCTTCCGGCCGTCAGTCATTTCCTATGAGGACCTGCTGCATGTCTTCTGGGAGAACCATTACCCGAACCGGGACGAGTACAAAGGGCGTCAGTACATTTCACTGATACGCTATTTCAGCGAAGAACAGAAGGAGACGATCGGACGGGTGAAACAGGAGATGGAGGACCGGCTCGGCGAACCGATCGAAACGGACATCGCTCCGTTCGCTTCGTTCACGCCCGCCGAGGAGCCGCATCAGAAATACTATCTGAAACGGTATCCGAAAGCGCTGGAACAGCTGTCAGCCCTGTACCCGGAGGAATCACTGCTGACCCCGTCTGCCTACGCAGCGCGGCTCAATGGGCTGGTGAAAAGTTTCGGGTCAAAAGAGGAACTGACCATCGAAATCAGGACGTGGCCGATCCCGGCAGCAGATCAAACGAAACTGATCGACCAGCTCCACAGTATGAAATGGTGA
- a CDS encoding 3D domain-containing protein — MKTIFQLVTFAAAMSLFAATASAEPLDFRGGPKTGEQTEQLAHLFKTAAGTGQQVGQTAAEIEKPALTYTVKAGDTLFAIAAAHKVPLDSLVAWNALTSDLIHPGDTLNVARSAPGSATNEARMTTAAVKAATIEPKQTIAISGKTETAQPAAAPPSDAASVPVSAPSGRELTVTATAYTAYCAGCSGTTRTGIDLRANPGLKVIAVDPSVIPLGSKVWVEGYGEAIAGDTGGAIKGQKIDVFIPSQSSAVAWGVKKVRVKVLN, encoded by the coding sequence TTGAAAACCATTTTTCAGCTAGTTACTTTCGCGGCGGCGATGTCCTTGTTTGCAGCCACTGCATCCGCTGAGCCGCTGGACTTTCGGGGAGGACCGAAAACAGGGGAACAGACCGAACAGCTGGCCCACCTCTTCAAGACAGCGGCTGGCACCGGACAGCAAGTGGGACAGACAGCTGCAGAGATTGAAAAACCTGCTCTTACGTATACAGTGAAAGCCGGGGATACGCTGTTTGCGATTGCGGCTGCTCACAAGGTTCCGCTGGATTCACTTGTTGCCTGGAACGCATTGACCAGTGATCTGATTCACCCAGGTGATACGCTGAATGTTGCACGGAGTGCACCCGGCTCGGCAACGAATGAGGCCAGGATGACAACCGCCGCTGTAAAGGCAGCAACTATCGAGCCGAAGCAGACCATTGCGATTTCAGGGAAGACAGAGACTGCACAGCCGGCTGCCGCCCCGCCGTCTGATGCAGCAAGCGTCCCGGTTTCCGCCCCATCAGGGAGAGAACTTACAGTGACCGCGACAGCCTACACGGCATATTGCGCCGGATGCTCAGGAACGACGAGGACGGGCATTGACCTGAGGGCGAATCCAGGTCTTAAAGTAATCGCTGTCGATCCGTCCGTCATTCCGCTCGGCTCGAAAGTGTGGGTGGAAGGGTACGGCGAAGCGATTGCCGGAGATACGGGCGGGGCCATCAAAGGACAAAAGATTGATGTGTTCATTCCGTCGCAGTCGTCAGCTGTGGCCTGGGGTGTTAAAAAAGTGCGGGTGAAAGTACTGAACTGA
- a CDS encoding STAS domain-containing protein, producing MIDWNKKVYDYLMDRITEITDDWLALRDQEKDSIYSLDAGEAAEKMLREQNNMTNRTIASSLLGPSGNFDELKREWAQLLAASRVASNTPIHQVVEAISRVRKVFWRKIERFVGEEDTDIPNSAVLQWGETIHLAFDELLTAFTEQYYKLMTTRLTAQQSLIHELSSPIIQVNETVGILPLVGDIDTDRAKMILETVPEKCAELNILHLFIDLSGVSIIDTMVANQIYEVIQVLSLLGVKATITGIRPEIAQTSIQLGLDFTSISTYSSLRQALKDRFVFQKIN from the coding sequence ATGATTGATTGGAACAAAAAGGTCTATGACTATCTGATGGATAGGATAACTGAGATTACAGACGACTGGCTCGCGCTCCGCGATCAGGAGAAAGACTCGATCTACTCTCTTGATGCAGGCGAGGCAGCTGAAAAAATGCTGCGCGAACAGAATAATATGACGAACCGGACGATTGCCAGCAGTCTGCTCGGGCCGTCCGGCAATTTTGATGAACTCAAACGGGAATGGGCGCAGCTCCTGGCTGCGAGCCGTGTCGCTTCGAATACCCCGATCCACCAAGTTGTGGAGGCTATCAGCCGAGTCCGCAAAGTATTTTGGCGCAAAATTGAGCGTTTCGTTGGCGAAGAAGACACAGACATTCCCAATTCGGCAGTGCTCCAGTGGGGCGAAACGATCCATCTTGCCTTCGATGAACTGCTTACAGCATTCACCGAACAATACTATAAATTGATGACGACTCGGCTCACTGCCCAGCAGAGCCTGATCCATGAGCTCAGTTCGCCGATCATCCAGGTGAATGAGACGGTCGGGATCCTGCCGCTCGTCGGGGATATCGATACGGACCGTGCAAAGATGATTTTGGAAACCGTCCCGGAAAAGTGCGCGGAATTGAATATATTGCATCTTTTCATTGATTTGTCGGGGGTATCGATCATCGACACGATGGTAGCGAACCAAATCTATGAAGTGATCCAAGTGCTCAGTCTTCTCGGCGTGAAAGCGACGATCACCGGAATCCGTCCTGAGATTGCCCAGACATCCATTCAGCTGGGACTGGATTTCACTTCGATTTCTACTTACAGTTCCCTGCGGCAGGCGCTGAAAGACCGGTTCGTATTCCAGAAAATAAACTGA